In Gordonia phthalatica, one genomic interval encodes:
- the fusA gene encoding elongation factor G: MAQEVLTDLTKVRNIGIMAHIDAGKTTTTERILYYTGVNYKIGETHDGASTTDWMEQEKERGITITSAAVTCFWNNNQINVIDTPGHVDFTVEVERALRVLDGAVAVFDGKEGVEPQSEQVWRQATKYDVPRICFVNKMDKMGADFYFTVQTIIDRLGAKPLVMQLPIGAEDEFDGVVDLLEMKAITWRGTVEIGAEPTIEEIPADLADKAAEYREKLLETVAESDEALMEKYFAGEELSIEEIKGAIRKLTINSEIYPVLCGSAFKNKGVQPMLDAVIDYLPNPLDIGEIQGHVVDNEEEIIERHPDQDAPFSALAFKIAAHPFFGKLTFVRVYSGKVDPGTQVLNAVKGKKERIGKLFQMHANKENPVDNAVAGHIYAMIGLKDTTTGDTLCDIANPIVLESMTFPDPVINVSIEPKTKSDQEKLGTAIQKLAEEDPTFSVKLDEETGQTVIGGMGELHLDILVDRMKREFKVEANVGKPQVAYRETIRKTVEKHEFTHKKQTGGSGQFAKVIIKLEPLVDAEDGATYEFANAVTGGRVPREYIPSVDTGAQDAMQYGVLAGYPLVNLKVTLLDGQYHDVDSSEMAFKIAGSQALKEAAKMASPVILEPIMAVEVTTPEDYMGDVIGDLNSRRGQIQAMEERSGARVVKAQVPLSEMFGYIGDLRSKTQGRANYSMVFDSYAEVPANVSKEIIAKATGE, from the coding sequence ATGGCACAGGAAGTGCTCACCGACCTCACCAAGGTCCGCAACATCGGCATCATGGCGCACATCGACGCCGGCAAGACCACCACGACCGAGCGCATCCTCTACTACACCGGTGTGAACTACAAGATCGGTGAGACCCACGACGGTGCATCGACCACCGACTGGATGGAGCAGGAGAAGGAGCGTGGTATCACCATCACCTCCGCCGCCGTGACCTGTTTCTGGAACAACAACCAGATCAACGTCATCGACACCCCCGGTCACGTCGACTTCACCGTCGAGGTTGAGCGCGCGCTCCGCGTGCTCGACGGCGCCGTCGCCGTCTTCGACGGCAAGGAAGGCGTCGAGCCCCAGTCCGAGCAGGTCTGGCGCCAGGCCACCAAGTACGACGTCCCCCGCATCTGCTTCGTCAACAAGATGGACAAGATGGGCGCGGACTTCTACTTCACCGTGCAGACGATCATCGATCGCCTGGGCGCGAAGCCGCTCGTCATGCAGCTTCCGATCGGTGCCGAGGACGAGTTCGACGGCGTCGTCGACCTCCTCGAGATGAAGGCCATCACCTGGCGCGGCACCGTCGAGATCGGCGCCGAGCCGACCATCGAGGAGATCCCCGCCGACCTCGCCGACAAGGCCGCCGAGTACCGCGAGAAGCTGCTTGAGACCGTCGCCGAGTCCGACGAAGCCCTCATGGAGAAGTACTTCGCCGGTGAGGAACTCTCGATCGAGGAGATCAAGGGCGCCATCCGCAAGCTCACGATCAACTCGGAGATCTACCCGGTTCTCTGTGGCTCCGCGTTCAAGAACAAGGGCGTTCAGCCCATGCTCGACGCTGTCATCGACTACCTGCCGAACCCGCTGGACATCGGCGAGATCCAGGGCCACGTCGTCGACAACGAAGAAGAGATCATCGAGCGCCACCCGGACCAGGACGCACCGTTCTCGGCCCTGGCGTTCAAGATCGCTGCGCACCCGTTCTTCGGCAAGCTGACCTTCGTCCGCGTCTACTCGGGCAAGGTCGATCCGGGCACCCAGGTCCTGAATGCCGTCAAGGGCAAGAAGGAGCGCATCGGCAAGCTCTTCCAGATGCACGCCAACAAGGAGAACCCGGTCGACAACGCGGTGGCCGGCCACATCTACGCGATGATCGGCCTCAAGGACACCACCACCGGTGACACCCTGTGCGACATCGCGAACCCGATCGTTCTCGAGTCCATGACCTTCCCGGACCCGGTCATCAACGTCTCGATCGAGCCGAAGACCAAGTCCGACCAGGAGAAGCTGGGCACCGCGATCCAGAAGCTCGCTGAAGAGGACCCGACCTTCTCGGTCAAGCTCGACGAGGAGACCGGCCAGACCGTCATCGGCGGCATGGGCGAGCTCCACCTCGACATCCTGGTCGACCGTATGAAGCGCGAGTTCAAGGTCGAGGCCAACGTCGGCAAGCCGCAGGTCGCGTACCGCGAGACCATCCGCAAGACCGTCGAGAAGCACGAGTTCACCCACAAGAAGCAGACGGGTGGCTCGGGCCAGTTCGCCAAGGTCATCATCAAGCTGGAGCCGTTGGTCGACGCCGAGGACGGCGCGACCTACGAGTTCGCGAACGCCGTCACCGGTGGTCGCGTTCCGCGCGAGTACATCCCTTCGGTGGATACCGGTGCGCAGGACGCGATGCAGTACGGCGTTCTGGCCGGCTACCCGCTGGTCAACCTGAAGGTCACCCTCCTCGACGGTCAGTACCACGACGTCGACTCCTCGGAGATGGCCTTCAAGATCGCCGGTTCGCAGGCCCTTAAGGAAGCTGCGAAGATGGCGTCGCCGGTCATCCTGGAGCCGATCATGGCCGTCGAGGTCACGACTCCGGAGGACTACATGGGCGACGTGATCGGCGACCTGAACTCCCGCCGTGGCCAGATCC